The DNA segment TCGTGAATATATATTGGTAAGTAAGTTTACATGAGTCAACGGAATCGACTGGTCTCATGACACTATCCACGCTACCTTAACTGAATATAAGGGTTGTATAAGAGTTCATCAGAACAATCAATATGGCGGTTTCTAGTGAATAAAATGAAGTCACAATGTTATAATTTTGTGGACCTGGTTACATTTCTGATTGCAAAATAATAttctataatataaaattcGATATTgaagtaaattttaaatatttttatggttGTGAAGATAACACAATGATTTCtaagttataaaataatatctGATGAATTTTCACAATATGCACTATTTTCGTAAGCTATCGTACAGTTTGTGTGTGTTCCATTGGCTACAGGCGTTCCGCCATATTTACTGCATAATACTGTATATCGCCCTATGGCCATGTCGTACGAATTTCTCCTAATAATGTTTTTCGTAGCCTTCCGAGAAGGAATATAGTTCCATGGAGGTACAGGCTCACGAGTATCACCCGTCGGAACGTTTAATCTAACGGGAGATTTTTGTGTCTTTTCTGAACGTTGTGTGCATgatttgtccattcgttttgatTTGCTATATGAAGGACTTTGGCTTAATGGAACTTCAATGGATATATTTGGCAATGACACTGGATGGTCCATGTCACGAGTCTCTAGCTCGGTATAATTGTCATATGCACTTTCTTCTAATTTTGTCCGTCTTTTCTCGGCAATTCGTTCTTTAATAAGTTTTCTATCcctgaaaagtaaaaataagaTACTTTGATCTGAAATTCAATTGATACGTCATAATCGTTTGataatcttttttgttttgttttctttttttttcgagttgcattctgggtaatatttgaATGAGCGTTATATTATTCATTCTCCTTGTACGAATTCAAAGATCATCAACTGTGGTGTAACTTAAAACAAGAACGAATTAaatcatacctgccaactgtcactatttgcgtgGGATTTCCCTCACGGAAGCTCTCTAATAGAAATTTTGGTAAGAGCATTTTTGtctacaattttaaacaaaacggTATTTTGATAATTGCTATAGACTTATAAAAGTGTGAAGAAACCcccaaaaaacattaaaatacatttgaaggcccccttgaaggttttatATAACTACAAGACCCGTCTTGCACGCAAAACCCACATGGGtcttttgaaaagttggcagctATGTTGAATGCATCTCATTTAATTTCACAAGTTGTAAAATCTTTGACCGTACCACATTTTGTGTGAAGTTCATCTTTACCAGAACGTAACATATAACAGAATTAAAAAAGGAACTATTAAATGCTGTGTACttgaagtaaaaaaatgtatcttgtATCTTGTGTGTGTAACAATGTTGCATGTATACGGAAACGAGATGTTCCTTTTTGGAaattacattctttttttttcatttttctcatttcggtcgaataaaaataacatatattattgtttatgaaattttcaCTAGAACTTGTTGAAAAGAATCAATCGCGTATTATTGTATAACACACAGAGTGGCGGTGTTCTAATTTATTGGAGACAGTTAATTGACAAAGAATCACATTTTTCTTGCAAATGTCGGTGGTTCTCACTGGTCATGGCTGTCAGTTTTCATTGGTTGAGAAAGCCGCGAAATAGCAcaatagtgttgaaagtggTGCTAAAAACCAATCAAATAATCATTGGCTTGTTTGTCTCTCAACTGAAGAcataaacatttatgttgtttgTGTAATGTTGCAATGAAATGTCATAAGACCGCAACAATAAGAGTGAACTAGTTGgtgtaaaaaatgtatgtaaaatagctatgaaatataaatatataaggtAATAAAAAACTGATTATCGAAATATATCAtgtacagaataaaaaaaaataatggcaatacaaacaaatgtaaaagtaaaatgaGTTTCTTGAGAATTTTACAGAATAATTATtgagttcattatagatagagaaaaatgCATAAGAAATTTAAAGAATTCAGAAATGAAAGACCCGCCATCATGAGCCTCTTGAATTAACGAGGATCACAAACATCATGTTGTTTACCGGTAAGAAGCTGACatgtttaaatacattgtatgtatatgtatttaagAGAAGATCTATTTATTGATTTGTACTCATTTTGATGTAAATCTGACCTTAAGGAGATCAAAAAGTGAAACTAAGTTCAGAAAATTAGtgattctaaaaataaacatacgCAGTCTTCTTGCACCGggtatatgatatattttaaattatattcaacATAATAAATAGTTAGATCAAATTTATCTTGTTGAGGCATTTACGTGGATAATTTTGTCAGAAGGAATTACCATGTAATCGACAACAAGAACTATTAGATATACCCGAACCATTAAAggctttatttttctttgaaaataattgaTGTTTATGTTACGAACAGTGGCAAATATCTCATGCGATTATGAAATACAACCAAACGAATCAATTTACAATCTCATTAAAATCCGATGTTCTGATACGCTACCAGAACATCGGATTTTAATGagatttaggagataactgtattgtattttaagctccgacggcatcaattggggatttgatggtcgcaaattaagtttactggcgacgcgttagcggagacagtaaacgggtatttgcgaccatcaaatcccaaattgatgccgtcggagcttaaaatacaatattgttatctccattctaatgaaactgacagaaaacaacgttaaaacatgtattttaaatctgtcatatggcgactgcgcttgcgcgtacgtcccatagcatcaattgtcaattgatgccatgtaagaaagtgacattatccaatcaaattgaatgttacaaacgttgttgcattagaatgatCAATTTACGTTCTCAATCGAATATGCTGTTgcatacatagatataggaagatgtggtgtgagtgccaatgagacaactctccatccaaataacaatttaaaattaaaccattataggttaaagtacggccttcaacacggagccttggctcacaccgaacaacaagctataaagggccccaaaattactagtgtaaaaccattcaaacgggaaaaccaacggtctaatctatataaacaaaacgagaaacgagaaacacgtatatattacataaacaaacgacaactactgtacatcagattcctgacttaggacaggtgcaaacatttgcagcgggattaaacgttttaatgggcccaaaccttctccctttttctgaaacaatagcataacatcacaacatagaaaacatacgataaaatatcaattggcagacttaattcaatcaaaaaacgtatgattacacaatgaacgaataacttagcaaaaaaaaaaatctttttaaaataggaaaaacaaaatgatgatcAGGTACTTCAATTGCtagtttgaaatattactgtttttcaTTGTATTTTCCAACCTTTCTTAATTTCCAAAAAATGCTCAACTTTGACATATACTGAGCAATCATTTATTTCGTGCATATTCAAATGTACATTGCACTTGTTTATAGTTAGTTACCTATATATTACGGTGGAACAAATCTAATACTACTTAGTTCgtttcattatttattaaacatCGTAGTTCAATATATACTATTTTGCGTGGGAGTATTATCCCTTAAGAATTTGGTGTGATTAACAGCAATAATACAGGCCTACTTTCGTAAAAAATAAACCGTACGTTCATTGATTTAGCACGTAAATATTTACCCTATTATTgctaaaata comes from the Mytilus trossulus isolate FHL-02 chromosome 3, PNRI_Mtr1.1.1.hap1, whole genome shotgun sequence genome and includes:
- the LOC134709307 gene encoding uncharacterized protein LOC134709307, translated to MASDVNVTGIVFGAIFGALFVFTCIISAIKAVRDRKLIKERIAEKRRTKLEESAYDNYTELETRDMDHPVSLPNISIEVPLSQSPSYSKSKRMDKSCTQRSEKTQKSPVRLNVPTGDTREPVPPWNYIPSRKATKNIIRRNSYDMAIGRYTVLCSKYGGTPVANGTHTNCTIAYENSAYCENSSDIIL